In Rutidosis leptorrhynchoides isolate AG116_Rl617_1_P2 chromosome 6, CSIRO_AGI_Rlap_v1, whole genome shotgun sequence, the DNA window TAAAGAAAAACCTACGATTTTAGGTCTCCATGAAACCAAATGTGGTCACACAAATGACAACATCATTGAATCTTTTCGGGGTAATTCTAATTTTAAATTCGTCCAAAAGGATTCTGTTGGTGCATCCGGTGGTATCCTAACTATTTGGGACACCAATATCTTCTCGTTTAAATATGCTATCGAGGGTGAATTTTTCTTAGCAATTTGCGGATCATGGGCGGGATATGATTCGGAAATTGCTTTCATAAATATCTATGGACCCCACTCCAGCTCCAAAAAACTCAGACTCTGGAATGAACTTTCATCTCTCATTAATTCTCTCACCATTCCTCACATTATTTTTGGTGATTTCAATGAAGTCCGGAATAAAACAGAACGTATGAATTCAGAATATAATCAACACTGGGCGGACAACTTTAATAATTTCATTAACGACTCGGGTTTAATTGATCTCCCTCTAGGTGGCAAAAGATTTACAAGGATATGCGAAAAACAATGAAATTTAGTAAACTAGATCGATTTCTGGTCTCCGATAGCATCTTCACACTTTGGTCTAACACATCCTCCAAAACACTTGATCGCGATCTTTCTGACTATTGTCCTATCATCCTAAGGAACAACCCCCTCGATTTTGGTCCTAAACCTATTCGTGTGTTTGATGCATGGCTTAACCTCAAAGATGCCGACACCATCATAGAAAGGGCTTGGTCGATCCCTACCGTCGGTAATAGACCTGATTGCATCTTCCGCAATAAACTAAAAAACGTTAAAATGGAACTTAAAAAACATAGTAACCAACTTGATAACATTGATTCACAAATCCGTGTGCATTTAACCGAATGTAATAATTGGGAACAAATTGCAGAAACCAGACCATTATTTGAATCGGAAAAACAAAAATGGATTGATGAAAAAATGCTATATATCgttaaagaaaaaaagaaaacaaatatgcttaaacaaaaatcaAGAATTAAATGGGCACTCGAGGGAGACGAAAATTCAAAATATTTCCACAACTACATCAAACGCAGAACAAGTAAaaataatatccacggtttgtcaaTAAACGGCACATGGTCTGAAGATCCTTTCCTTATAAAACAAGAAGCTTACTCCTATTTTAAAAACCTATTCCAATCCAAACATCTTCGTGAGGAATGTCCCTTCGACAATGCTTCACATCTCGATTATATCACCTCTTTGGATAACCAACTCTTACAATCTAAATTTAGTGAAAATGAAATATGGAAAGCCATATCTAATTGTGATAGCTCAAAGGCACCTGGCCCGGATGGCTTCAACATGAAATTCTATAAAAAAAACACTGGGATCTGATCAAAAATGATCTCATAAAATCTCTCAATTGGTTCTGGGACAACTCGGAAATATCCAATGGATGTAACGCTTCTTTCTTCACCTTAATTCCGAAAAAAAATAATCCTATCGGTCTTAACGAATATCGTCCAATCTGCCTAATAGGTAGCTATTATAAAATCCTCACAAAAATTCTTTCCAATCGCCTCGCCAAAGTCATCCACAAAGTCATAGGCTCCGAACAAACCGCTTTTCTTAAGGGCCGCAACATCCTAGACAGTGTTTTAATCGCTAACGAAGTAATTGATGtattaaaacgtaaaaaacaaaaaGGCCTAATCTTCAAAGTCGATTTTGAAAAGGCATTCGACTGCATTGAATGGGACTTTCTATTCAACACTATGAAATTCATGGGCTTTGGGTCAAAATGGATTAGTTTCATTCGTGCATGTCTCTCCTCTTCATCCATTTCCATATTAATCAATGGCTCACCAACCAGAGAATTCACTCCTGAAAGAGGAATTCGTCAAGGTGACCCCATATCGCCGTTCTTATTCATCATCGTTGCCGAAGGTCTTAACATACTTTCCAAAAGAGCATTATCCAATGGTCACCTGCAAGGTTTAAAAATTGGACACGACAATATTGTCATCAcacatctccaatatgcggacgaTACAATCTTTTTTGGTGAGTGGAATAAAAGAAATGCCAAATATATCACCAAACTCCTTAAATGTTTCAAAAACATATCAGGCCTCAAAGTCAACTTCCGCAAAAGTAAACTGTATGGTATCGGAACATCCACCATTGAAACCGAGCAAATAGCCAGTTACATTAACTGCTCAGCGAGCTCTACACTGTTTATTTATCTCGGTCTCCCCATTGGTGTACCCACTTCTCACGCTTCTTCTTGGCAGCCAATCGTTGAAAAATTCGACAAGAGACTCTCGGATTGGACTGCCAAATCTGTTTCCTTCGGGGGTCGTCTTAAGATCATCAAATCCATCTTAAGTAGCATTTCATTGTATTATTTCTCATTATTTCATGCACCTGCCGCTATCCTTAAGGTACTTGAATCTAAAAGACGGAAATTTTTCTGGGGAGGTTCttcaaatgataataatattaactggATTAAATGGGATCAGATTATTTTGCCATATGAAAACGGGGGTTTAAACGTAGGGTCTCTTTTTGCTAAAAACATATCACTCCTTtacaaatggtggtggcgtttcaaAAATGAACATAATGCACTATGGGTTaaaattataaaaagtatttatgggtcgcggggggggggggggggggggaggggttAGATACTAATGTTTCATGCAGGAATATTTCAGGTCGCACCATCTGGAAAGAGATTATCAAAGCCGGAAAAGTCGCAGACAAAGTAGGCACTTTCTTCACATCATCAATTTCAAAGCGCATCGGCAATGGCACATCAATTAGTTTTTGGCATGACTTATGGATAGGCTCCGAACCTCTCAAAACTCTATTTCATAGATTATACATGTTGGAATCCCAAAAAGATGCAACTGCTGCCGAAAGAATTTCGATTGTTAATTCCAATTCAATCAGAATTTGGGATTGGTCTCGAGCATCTAGCAGTCGGGCTTTGGATGAACTTACGGAACTCTCAAACTTAATATCATCCGTAAGTATTTCGGATCACCCCGATTCATGGAAATTCTCACTTGACGCATCCGGTATCTTCACTACAGCATCATTGTCAAATTTGATTAATACACTTAAGTTCGGCGTCCACTCTCGAAACAGTTTACTTCCCCGCAACAAATTCGTTCCGCAAAAGGTCTTCATATTCTCATGGAGAGTCATTCAACAAAAAATCCCCTGTTAGAAGTGAACTTAACAAAAAAGGAATTGATCTACATACCATCTTATGTCCCTTATGCGATCACCATATTGAAACCATTGATCATGCGCTGATTAACTGTCCTAATGTGTCTTCAATTTGGACACAACTACTTGATTGGTGGAACCATAATAATACAACAATTTCCGACATCAATGGTGCCATTATCTCCGACCAAGGTTTCTCACATAACTCCGTTGGATCTTCCATATGGCAAGCTACTAAATGGATTGCGTGTTATATTATTTGGAAATATAGAAATCTAAAAGTCTTCTCAAACAAAATGTGGAATCCAGCTATGATTATCTCCGAGATTCAAACCCAAAGTTTTAGTTGGATCTCAAACCTCTCTCGGAAGAAAAAACCTATTGAATGGCATCAATGGCTCCTTAACCCTGCCTTTTATGTGGTATCGCCCCCTAATCGCATGGGAATTGGTTAACACGATTTTATTCAATCGGGTAGTGTTCGCAATCTCTACTTAGCTTATGTGGGTAGATTAATAGGGTTGGTTGTTTGGCAACTTTGTCGCCGCTTGATCGGTACGGTTGTCTCCTCCTGCCCTGCTTATTCTTACAAGTTCGTTCCCTCATTTTGTTAAGTAGGCTTCGTCACTCCCGACTCTAATAGATAGTTTATATTCAAATATTtccatttgtttcaatatgttcatATCCTTGTATAGTCGAATGTAGGGACTTGTAATGATTTAATCCagttataataataaaacttttttgcttttcaaaaaaaaaaaaaaaaaacacaatttcatccatgtcatgaagtatccacccatgacacattTCTCATATcatttggggggtaaaggggagggggttttacttggccgtgcccttggatcgatttcaaggtttcctccggggcagcgatgggggcggggttattatcgctgcatcggcatagtcaaaaCGCGAGATGATCGTAACAGGTGTTTAGTTCCCCTCGGGTGATCCTAATCTgtgtcaaaaaaaaaatatatatatatatataacataacaataataataacgatgatgatgataatgatgatgataataataataataataataataataataataataataataataataaaaataataaagcaattctttcattctatataaagaATAACACCCCACCCCTGCGTTCCCCACTGAATTTTACTGTTTACTATACACAAAAATATATTTGTACAGTTTAATTGTAAAGGACTTTTGAATGTTACCTTAAAGCATCATTGATTTTGCCTATCATCCTATCTTGTTGTCAATGGGTCATATCATACAAGTGCACTGACACGTCATAATTATTACATTTCATCTGTTGAAAAAATTCCAATGTATTATATACCTTTGTAACTCTAAACGATAGAAGCTACAATTTTTATGCTTAAAGATCTTTATATGTTGTATAAAATTTATTTAtattctacaaaaaaaaaaaaaaaaaatgaaaaaaacgtGAGCTTAAAAAAATACTATCTCCCTTCCAAATTAATTGTCTTCACACAAAAAATGTCTAATTTAAAAAAATGTAATTATCGTATAtacatttttattaaatttatagtTTTACCCTTTAATTTTtatacaacaacaaacaacaacaaaacccaataccacatgagtgttgTATGAGGGAAGTGAGATGTAAACAATCCTTCtcatatctgtgacgacccgggaatttctgactaaatttaaacttaatctttatatgatttcgatacgataagcaaagtatgtaatgttgagtctataaaaaattttgaaacgatgttcatatattcaattgaccttcgactactctcgacgattcacgaacaattaattgtaattagatatgcgtgtatgtatatataaataataattcgaaatataaatttgaagtattatatgttcttgttattaaaaattaataaaataaaaataggatgttataataattattatttaaaatatatctctatatataaataaagtatattaaaaataaatattaaatgattgtaatactcgtttgatgtttcgattgatattaagcaagttaaattcaaacttatgtaattttaaaataaacggtgatacaaaaatgagctctataaattttaggcttattaaaaatttatttaggaactatttgttaagttttaacatttttttatattttactcataaatgagagggacagttgatgtaatttttatttaataaattaaagatcaaattttataccataatgaccaaaataaataaacatagttaatttaaaaattttggatttttttgaaagacttttattcaccactaattaacaacggagaaAGAAATTCAGTCCATAATAGACGACGGCTAACATGTTTACAcgttttattttaaattatattataattattattatataataaatttCTATTCTCAATTCATTAATCACATCCGTGAAATGAATTGTGATCGATAATTATTGAAACTTCGTTTTCTTTCCCTATCTATCtaattccatatatatatatatatatatatatatatatatatatatatatatatatatatatacatacatatacagttATAGACACTTCCCTTTTCATCCGTGATTTAAGTTAAAGTTACTATGGGAACACTTGGTGCTTGTACCATTCATTTGAAAATTTAACATAtgagtactataattattattatattaaaacttataaacatatacatatattatatgcgTGTATCAATCATTCACCATCTATTATCTATTCTCTTCTCTATGAGACTAACAACTCAAACCCACAACCAAGTCATCACCCTCATCAACCCATTGATTCACCACCACTTAACCCATCACGAGCTGcttatattttctgttttctagACACCAAATACCATCACACATTTAACCACTCTTAAACTGCTCGAGTTCTGTATCTACTTATAATCGTCAAGTTCTGCACCTTGTATCTTGTACAAGTCATTTGACACACAGGTTAGGCCACTCCAAAAACTGTTTTGATATTCGGATGACACCTCAATTCAAGAAATACTCAACCAAAAACCCCATCTGCGAATGGTAATCTGCTTGACGACATCACCCCAACACCACCATCATTCATTATCATCCCTTGTATATTTATGATCGCTACTGTTCTTTATTCGTTAACCAACCATCATCATCGTGAATCTTTGCTGTTTGCTTATCGTTTCTATTTTCTATCTTAGTTGAATAACATACAAACCCACTTGTTTCTTGATGATGTTGCACTAGACCGAAACCAAAGAAACCCACCACCTTGTTGATATTGTTTTCTGGGTTGCTATCCAAAACAAATCCTTGTTTTGTTATCTGTTTAAGCCCGACCCTAAAACTCAAAGAAATCACCAAGTAAAACctacttcgttaactaatgttatTCGAAGGGTTATAACCCAATTGACTTGTTCGACTGTTTGCTATTGtgtatctgttttaaaatctatcaaGAACCAACCAAACACCCATCAAAGAATTCATCGATTGTTACTCCTCTCCTTCGCCTGATATTTTTCTGTTTCTATAATCACAACAAACAACACTTAGCTCGATTCATCAAAGCTCCCACAACTATACCGTTTACTTCTGCAACTGTTTACTTCTGTTTCCATTCCTCGATTAAACACCACCCAAAGTTCCAGTCGAGAACCACCATAAATCCCCCACCctcatcatctctctctctctctctctctctctctctctatctctatgTTCTTTCTGTTTTGAAACTGGAATAAACCATGGTCATCATCTTCATTAATGCTGCTGTTTGAACAGCTGGGAACCACCCACTGATGCTGAACGACAGAATAAGTTGTTGtcggtaataaaaaaaaaagagaaaagtgGA includes these proteins:
- the LOC139854385 gene encoding uncharacterized protein, which translates into the protein MKFSKLDRFLVSDSIFTLWSNTSSKTLDRDLSDYCPIILRNNPLDFGPKPIRVFDAWLNLKDADTIIERAWSIPTVGNRPDCIFRNKLKNVKMELKKHSNQLDNIDSQIRVHLTECNNWEQIAETRPLFESEKQKWIDEKMLYIVKEKKKTNMLKQKSRIKWALEGDENSKYFHNYIKRRTSKNNIHGLSINGTWSEDPFLIKQEAYSYFKNLFQSKHLREECPFDNASHLDYITSLDNQLLQSKFSENEIWKAISNCDSSKAPGPDGFNMKFYKKNTGI